From the Chryseobacterium fluminis genome, the window TTAACATCGAAAGCCCTGCCGAATTTTTTAAGATCAGTAAAAAAGACTTAAAAGTTTTACCTATTTACTCTGATACCTTAAAAACAGCATTTTATGATGCCTTTATTTTTGCTAACGAAGACATGGCCTTAGCGTTAAGTGATCCGGACAAAAACAGGAATATGAAACTGTCTATGATCTTTCCCAAAACGAAACAGGTTTATGATTTCAATGAGACCAGTGTGAAGAATACAGATAAAAACAGATTTATAAAATTCAGCGAAGGAGAAGCTGCTTTTGCAGCGAGCAATACCAATATTGCTACGTATAAAACCCAGGCCTGGATCGCTACAGGCGGTAAGGTTTCAAGAATTATTAAAATTGATTTTGCCTCGCTGGAGTCAGATATTTATCCGACACCCTTCATTCAGGGGACGTCTTCCCAGGGCATATATTCAATAGACTTTTACAGAGATCAGTTTGGAATTGCAGTAGGGGGCGATTATACGAAGCAGGAAGCCAATGTAAACAATATAGCAACGACGACGGATGGTGGTAAGACCTGGCAGATCCAGGCTTCAGGACAAAATGCAGGATACACCACCTGTGTTAAGATCAAACCCGATTCTAAAGGCAAAGAAATCATCTCTGTGGGCGACCAGCATATCAGCTATTCCTCAGATTTCGGAAAAACATGGAAGAAAATTTCCGATGAAAAAGGATTTTATGTCTGCAGATGGATTGATGCCAATATGGTTGTGTTGGCAGGTAAAGACAGGATTTCCGTATTGAAACTAAAGTTTTAAATATCGAAGTTGTTTAAACTTATTCAGGAAAAAAAGAGTACCGAGAAAATTAGCAATTTTAGATTGCAATGTAAAACACTGGCAATCTGGAACTCATTAGCAAAAATAAAAGAGAGAAATGGATTTTATCATCTAAGCAGAGGGAAAAGAGGATTTTCTACGAAGTTTGACTTGGTAAAATAATTCAGTCCACTATAAACGGCCGAAAACCGGTTGCCAGTGGCGGGAACTTTCGCTAAAAGACTATTTCGGGAAGAAAATACCGCAGAATTAAGTGTTTAAAAAGCTTTGGATTTCCTTTGTGGTTTACTACAGACAACCACACGAAAGGATTCGTGCGGTAGCGGTGTGGATTCGTGCGGTAGCGGTGTGGATTCGTGCGGTAGCGGTGTGTGGTACTTACTGTCCCACACTTAAGTACACTTTAGAAAGTTTAAAAAAATACCGCAGAATTAAGTTCACATCAGGTGAAAATCAAAGATTGTCAAAAAACTTAC encodes:
- a CDS encoding WD40/YVTN/BNR-like repeat-containing protein produces the protein MKKIFSLLCSVLGLFLFSQQIESFETILNDKINIRALEIDDHKVWYSGTDSKFGFVNLQDYKDQKQLVLSEKKLQFRTLAQDKEFFYTINIESPAEFFKISKKDLKVLPIYSDTLKTAFYDAFIFANEDMALALSDPDKNRNMKLSMIFPKTKQVYDFNETSVKNTDKNRFIKFSEGEAAFAASNTNIATYKTQAWIATGGKVSRIIKIDFASLESDIYPTPFIQGTSSQGIYSIDFYRDQFGIAVGGDYTKQEANVNNIATTTDGGKTWQIQASGQNAGYTTCVKIKPDSKGKEIISVGDQHISYSSDFGKTWKKISDEKGFYVCRWIDANMVVLAGKDRISVLKLKF